The genome window ATGAAGGTGATTACGGCGGCGCTCGACATGTCTGCTCCCGGCAGGTGGTCAGGGACCGGTTACCGGGCGGGGAAAGTGCGGGCCGGGCGGGGACGCCGCAAGGTGAGGTCCGAAGGCCGGTGCGACTCTTGCGCGTCTCGCACGTCGCACAGGGCAGGCATCCGCGATCAACCGGATCGGAGCCGGCGGCCGGGGCGCCGCGGCCAGCAGATAGATCGACCTACAGTCGCGGAGCTACGCCCATGCTCAACCCGCTCGATACCATCGAGGAACGGCTCGGCTCGATCATCATCGATGGTCAACGCTGCGAGATGGCGGTTCGCTCACAGCCCGACGACGGCGGCACCTGGCACAATGCCCTGATCTTTCGACGCGACGGACGCGTGGCCGGCACGGACGAGCTGGTCGCGGGCGTCGAGTGGCACGTGCCACCCGGGATCGCGCTGCAGCGCGCGCACGAGCTTCCGGAGAAGGACCGGCTCGAGCTGTTCCAGAGGGCTCTGCGACCGCGGCCGCCACTCCTCTGAGCGACGGCCGCCTCGTACAACCTGCCGTGCTGGTGCGCCGTCCGGCGCGCGGCGTCAGCGGCTGATCGTGTAGATGTAGGCCGCGACGTCGCGGATCTGCTCGTCGGAGAGCTGGGCTCCGCCCATCGGGGGCATGGCTGCCGGGTACTGTGACGGCTGCGGCACGCCTTCGCGTACGATCCGCTCGATCTCCGGCAGCGAGCCGTCGATGTTCAGCCACTCGCTGTCGGCCAGCGGCGGGGCCAGCGGCGTACCGCCGCCGGTCGCGCCGTGACACGTGAAGCAGAAGCCCGCACCCCCGAAGACCTGCTCGCCCGCTGCGACCATCTCCTGCGTCACGCCCTCCGGCAGCTCCGCTGCAGGCGGCGGCTGCTGGCCGGGCTGCTCCGCGGGCGCCTCCTGCGCCGGCGTCGTATCCGGCATGGGCACCTCGGTGATCACCGGCGTCAGGGGCTCGCGCAGCAGCGCCATATCCGACGGCTGCTCGCCCCGGATCAGGAGCGTGGGATGCTCGAGCGGCGCCTTGGTATAGCCGCGGTCGTCGTTCGTCTCCAGGTCGCCGCAGGCTGCGGCGGCCAGTGCGCAGAACGCGAGTGTGCGGATCACTGCCTTCATCGTCTGAAATCCTCCGGAATTGGCCGGGCGGAAGATAGGGGGGCGTTTCGATGAAGGAAAGGCGGGCCGGGGCCCGGGTCCCGGGCCGGGGCCTGAACAGCGGAACAGCGGAACAGCGGAACAGCGGAACAGCGGAACAGCGGAACAGCGGAACAGCGGGCGCGAAACCGATCCTGAACGGCTTCCCCTGCCACTCGACACGCGTAGCGCCCGAACCAGCCCCTTGGCGCGGCAACGGGCATCATGACCGACAGGGCGCCAAGCGCCCGCTCGGGAAATGGGCTACTTGTCGCTTGGCCGGTCAGGGTGACCGTTGCCGCGCCACTCATCCACCTTTGTCGTCGTGCGTGGCGCCCCAGCGGGCACGAGGAAGACGAGTTCCCCGCATTCCCGTCCGTCGACTTCGCTGCGACCGGGAAGATCGGCGGCAGCGCGCTGCACGACCTGATCCGACAGACCTCGTTTGCCGTGTCGACCGAGGAGAGTCGCCGTGGCGGCCCCCCCGCGGGGGACCGCCCGTTCCATTCTACTCGGCGCACTACAGCGAAGCGCCTGCCAGGGTCAGTTCGCGCCTACGGCGCGCGCGACGTTGATGCGGCCCTTGCCGTAGTAGGCGGAGTTGCCACCCGCGATCGGGTCCGCCGAGTTGCGGATGTAGGCGCGCACCTGGGCCGGGTTGCGGCCGACATCCTCGACCGCGAGCGCGGCGAGGCCGGCGACGTGGGGGGTCGCCTGGCTGGTGCCGGCGACGCCAAACACGTAGTAGCCGTCCTCGCAGAAGTACAGGAAGCTGGTCTGCGGGCAGAGGGCGTATACCCACTCGCCAACGTCGCCGCCCGGGGCAGCAACATCGATCGCCGAGCGGCCGTAGTTGGTGAAGCTGGAGGGCGCATTCTCCATGCGCGTCGAGGACACGCAGATCACGTGGGTCGCGTCGCAGTAGGTCGCGAAGAACGAGGGGATGTGCACGCGATCGACGATGTCACCCCTCTCGTCCTTGATAGCGATGTTGTGCTGCCGGTCGAGGTCGTTCGCGTCGTTTCCGGCCGCAACAACGATCGTGACGCCCTGCTGCTTCGCATAGTTCATGATCGCGTTGTACGCCGCGACCTGGCCCGGGAACGCCGACTTACGGAACCAGCCGCCCAGGCTCATGTTGATCACATCCGCCCCGTTGTCGATTGCGTACAGGATCCCCTCGATCACACCGTGGCAGCCGCCGAATGCGCTGCACACCTTGACCGACATGAGCGTCGTCTTCGAGGTGACGCCCGCGAATGCCCAGGCATTGCTCGACACCTGCGTCGCCACGTTGGTACCATGGTAGTGCAGGTCGGTGCTCGGGTGGCGGCCGGGGAAGACGATGGACGTGATCAGGTCATCCAGCGGCTCGAACGACGTCGAGCGACCCAGGTCGACGAGCCCGGCCAGGTCCGGCAGCCCGTAGTCGATGCCGGTATCGAGAATCGCTACCGTGACCGAGGGACTCCCCAGCCGCCCGGCGGCCCACGCCTCCGGCGCGTGTACCTGCCGCAGGTTCCACTGGCGGGAGAACAGGATGGCTGCGGCCGGATTGT of Longimicrobiales bacterium contains these proteins:
- a CDS encoding cytochrome c — protein: MKAVIRTLAFCALAAAACGDLETNDDRGYTKAPLEHPTLLIRGEQPSDMALLREPLTPVITEVPMPDTTPAQEAPAEQPGQQPPPAAELPEGVTQEMVAAGEQVFGGAGFCFTCHGATGGGTPLAPPLADSEWLNIDGSLPEIERIVREGVPQPSQYPAAMPPMGGAQLSDEQIRDVAAYIYTISR
- a CDS encoding S8 family serine peptidase, which produces MMKHVKLTALALAGSALLAACADDPVAPALSPDVATYETGTSRDGIDIDALRAQVPGKHVVVFRGRAPADFEAQVTALGGTVSLNHETGIAVVLGLDEAGASQLRARVGAQYVESMAALQLISPAAIAQPERGLGSAMQAGDAVSSANNPAAAILFSRQWNLRQVHAPEAWAAGRLGSPSVTVAILDTGIDYGLPDLAGLVDLGRSTSFEPLDDLITSIVFPGRHPSTDLHYHGTNVATQVSSNAWAFAGVTSKTTLMSVKVCSAFGGCHGVIEGILYAIDNGADVINMSLGGWFRKSAFPGQVAAYNAIMNYAKQQGVTIVVAAGNDANDLDRQHNIAIKDERGDIVDRVHIPSFFATYCDATHVICVSSTRMENAPSSFTNYGRSAIDVAAPGGDVGEWVYALCPQTSFLYFCEDGYYVFGVAGTSQATPHVAGLAALAVEDVGRNPAQVRAYIRNSADPIAGGNSAYYGKGRINVARAVGAN